One genomic segment of Stigmatopora argus isolate UIUO_Sarg chromosome 18, RoL_Sarg_1.0, whole genome shotgun sequence includes these proteins:
- the wnt3 gene encoding proto-oncogene Wnt-3: MDLYLIGYLLCVWLCGQRVLGGYPIWWSLALGQQYSSLGTQPILCGSIPGLVPKQLRFCRNYIEIMPSVAEGVKLGIQECQHQFRGRRWNCTTIKDNLAIFGPVLDKATRESAFVHAIASAGVAFAVTRSCAEGTSTMCGCDSHHKGPPGEGWKWGGCSEDAEFGVLVSREFADARENRPDARSAMNRHNNEAGRSTILDHMHLRCKCHGLSGSCEVKTCWWAQPDFRMLGDYLKDKYDSASEMVVEKHRESRGWVETLRVKYAFFKHPTERDLVYYEGSPNFCEPNQETGSFGTRDRACNVSSHGIEGCDLLCCGRGHNTRTEKRKEKCHCIFHWCCYVSCQECTRVYDVHTCK, from the exons GTCACTGGCCCTGGGTCAGCAGTATTCATCTTTGGGGACCCAACCCATCCTGTGCGGCTCCATCCCAGGCCTGGTCCCGAAGCAGCTGCGTTTCTGCCGCAACTACATCGAGATCATGCCCAGCGTGGCCGAGGGCGTCAAACTGGGCATCCAAGAGTGCCAGCACCAGTTCCGGGGCCGCCGCTGGAATTGCACCACCATAAAAGACAACCTGGCCATCTTCGGCCCGGTGCTGGATAAAG CAACCAGAGAGTCGGCGTTTGTCCACGCCATCGCCTCGGCCGGCGTGGCCTTCGCCGTGACGCGTTCCTGCGCCGAGGGAACGTCCACCATGTGCGGCTGCGATTCCCACCACAAGGGACCGCCCGGCGAGGGCTGGAAGTGGGGCGGCTGCAGCGAGGACGCCGAGTTCGGGGTTCTGGTTTCCCGGGAGTTCGCCGACGCCCGGGAGAACCGACCCGACGCCCGCTCGGCCATGAACCGCCACAACAACGAAGCGGGACGCTCG ACCATCCTGGACCACATGCATCTACGCTGCAAGTGCCACGGTCTGTCGGGCAGCTGCGAGGTCAAGACCTGCTGGTGGGCGCAGCCCGACTTCCGCATGCTGGGCGACTACCTGAAGGACAAGTACGACAGCGCCTCGGAAATGGTGGTGGAGAAACACCGCGAGTCGCGGGGCTGGGTGGAGACCCTGCGCGTCAAGTACGCCTTCTTCAAGCACCCCACCGAGCGCGACCTGGTCTACTACGAGGGCTCGCCCAACTTCTGCGAGCCCAACCAGGAGACGGGATCCTTCGGGACGCGGGACCGCGCCTGCAACGTCTCGTCGCACGGCATCGAGGGCTGCGACCTGCTGTGCTGCGGTCGCGGGCACAATACCCGGACTGAGAAGCGCAAGGAAAAGTGCCACTGCATCTTCCACTGGTGCTGCTACGTCAGCTGCCAGGAGTGCACGCGCGTTTACGACGTGCACACCTGCAAGTGA